CTCCGCCATTCCGGCCGGCCGCTTTCCCGATATCGGTCATCCTCCGAGCCGGAAGAGAGATCCTGGCCGCCGTCCCCGGCGTCCGGACGGCCCCCGCGCTGCCGAAAGAGGGAGGCGAGAGTCCATTTCAGTCCTTTCGGCCTCACCAGCTCGGCGATCACGAAGCCGGCGAACGCGTACACGACGGCCAGCTTGTACTTGACCGCGACGAACAGCCCGGTGATTTCGTTGACCAACAGGCCGACGATCATCGAGCACATCGCGAGCCTGGTTTCCGCCACGATCGCTTTTAGCGCGTCCCATCTGGCCCGCAGGCAAAGAACCAGCACCGCGGCGTAACACGCCACGAGCGCGAGCTCGGCGATTCCGATGAGCCACGCTTCCGCCGATCCCGTGCCGTAAAGAACGACGACGGGCCCGAGAACGCACCAGGTTCCCAGGGCCCCCAGCAGAAACCGGCGCGATGCCGGCCGCAGCACTACAAGAAGAGCCCTTTTCATCGCCTGCCTCCATCGGTAAGCCGCTTCCGGTTCCAAGCCAGGCGCCCGAAGCGGTCAGTTCGCCGGTGCAATCGCAATCGGTTTCATCGCCCCCTCGCCCCGCACGAAGCGTCACGCGTGATCGAAACTGGGCGACATTGGACCGTGGTAAAGAAACGTCCTGATCGGCGACAGGACAGCAAAACAACGGGGTGCGCTGGAGCCGGACGCAACGTCGCTGCACAGCCCGCGCCAGGAAGGAGGCTCGTTTGCGTGTTCACTGCGGCCTCCGTGGCTCGTCCGTGCCGGCAAAACGCCGCACGAGACCGCGGGATGATTGAAAGCCCGGAGCGCGCCAGGGCACCGGCGCGAAGAAGCCCCCAGACCTCTGCCGGCGTTATCGCCGGGGAGCGGCCGCGGGCAGGGCGCTCGTAGCGCGCGGAAGAGGAGCGGCCGCCGCTGGTTGCGGGCGAGACGATCGCGGCACCGCAGTCCCCGTGCGGCTCCCATGCGGCGGCGGCAAAACGACGGTATAGCAGCATGGCGGATAAACCTGATACGGCCGGTGCGACGGAAGATAGAGCTGATAGTGCATCACGTGAAGCTCGGCATACGGATCGTACTGGACCCAGTACCATTGGTACCGAGCCCCGTCCCAAAACAAAACGTACCCGCCTGCGGGCTCGTAGGACTGCGCCTTTAGGTCCCCCGGGGGCAGAAACAGCGAGAACGCGAGCAACGGCGCGAAAAGAACGGGGACCTTCATGGCTTCTTAGACTCCCCGACCCGGCCAGAGTTTACCGGTTCGTGCCCCAGGGATTCAAGGCCGGCCTGCCCCCGGGCCTCCCTCGCGGGCAAGGACTCCGGCGCGGTGCTTCGGTCAGGTCCCTGGCCCCAACTCAAACGGAAGGGCGGCGCCCCTTCGCCTGGCATCATGCCGTCTGCTTGCTCCCCGGATTTTTTTCAAATATTTTCCGTCCCGTAGTCCATAGCCAGGCGAGGAGGCAGTTCGATGCAGAGCTTTTCCCGGATTTTCACTCTAAAGCACGCCCGGACGGCTCCCCTTTCGACGGCGGTAGCCCTGGTGCTCTCCCTGGCGCTGCCGGGCGCAGCGGCCGATTCTCAAAGCGATCCGAAGCGTTTCGCTCTGGAGACCGTCGAGCACAACGCGGAACAGATCGCCACGGTGAGCGACGTCCTGTACTACTTCGGTGAACCCGGAATGCAGGAGCACGAAAGCTCCAGATATCTCAAAGAGACGCTGGAGGACATCGGCTTCAAGGTCGAGCTGGGGGGCGCCGGAATGCCGACGAACGTCTGGGCCACGTGGGGCTCAGGCAAGCCTTACATCGTGATCGCCACCGATTTCGACGCCCTGCCCGAGGGCTCGCAAACGCCGGGCTCGATCGCGCGCAAGCCGCTCGTCGAGGGCGCTCCCGGCCACATGGAGGGCCACAACGTCATGGCCGCCGTCGCAGTCGGCGCCGCCCACGCCGTCAAGAAAACGATGGAACGGTTCAAGATCCCCGGCACGATCGCGGTCTCCTTCGGTCCCGCGGAGGAGCAGCTCATCAGCCGGCCGTACCTCGTGCGCGCGGGCTATTTCAAGGATGTCGACGCAGCGCTCATAACGCACATCGGCGACGGTCTGTCGACCGGCTACGGCCTGCAGAACTACGCGTTGATCGGCGCCAAGTTCAACTTCAAGGGCCGGACCGCGCACGGCGGGGTGAACCCCTGGGACGGCAAGGACGCGGTCGATGCCGCGGTCCTGATGGACATCGGCTTCGACAAGCTGCGCGAGCACCTTCGCCCGACCTACCGCGGCCACCGGGCTATCACCAACGGCGGCGTGCAGCCCAACATCATCCCCGACT
This genomic interval from Candidatus Zixiibacteriota bacterium contains the following:
- a CDS encoding amidohydrolase, with amino-acid sequence MQSFSRIFTLKHARTAPLSTAVALVLSLALPGAAADSQSDPKRFALETVEHNAEQIATVSDVLYYFGEPGMQEHESSRYLKETLEDIGFKVELGGAGMPTNVWATWGSGKPYIVIATDFDALPEGSQTPGSIARKPLVEGAPGHMEGHNVMAAVAVGAAHAVKKTMERFKIPGTIAVSFGPAEEQLISRPYLVRAGYFKDVDAALITHIGDGLSTGYGLQNYALIGAKFNFKGRTAHGGVNPWDGKDAVDAAVLMDIGFDKLREHLRPTYRGHRAITNGGVQPNIIPDSAQIWWFIRDATGPWAKENFDKLVNIARGAALMTGTTMEWEPFGAAWPTLGNKAIAEAIQKNIEMVGMPKWTEDEVKFAKELQKSLGRKEAGLPAKVTPLQARRQNSSSNDIGDITWNVPTGTLRFPSAVPGVQAHHWSAGITPTMSIAHKGAVVGAKVLAASALDLLTSPELLAAAKKQFAEDTKDMKYFSLLPPDAKPPVDLNREIMEKYRPAMRKFYLSKKARFQ